From Glycine soja cultivar W05 chromosome 4, ASM419377v2, whole genome shotgun sequence, the proteins below share one genomic window:
- the LOC114409321 gene encoding tRNA (carboxymethyluridine(34)-5-O)-methyltransferase-like: MIHSVLKASRFLNPRRETLGLTIAVSDCVYRFAFSSMKEINCKVDSSSCTLAPNREPCITDSLSVSGNCTTSSTSVKSTPEIEKKYVHHVYDAIAPHFSATRFAKWPKVAAFLSSLPLGSIVFDAGCGNGKYLGLNQDCFFIGCDISPSLIKICSDREHEVLVADAVNLPYRTGFGDVAISIAVLHHLSTENRRRKAIEELVRVVKKGGLVLITVWAVEQEDSKLITKWTPLNEKYVDEWVGPGSPRTRAPSSSSLESIPESEVSRSGEHMEVCNEPHVSRDLEEEKNIKNQQEYFVPWHLPYHRAEISGASAEALAAGLATKDDNKGAVVYNRYYHVFSEGELESLTTGINNARIVDQFFDKSNWCIILEKTV, from the exons ATGATTCACAGTGTTCTAAAAGCAAGTAGGTTCCTCAATCCACGTAGAGAAACCCTTGGTTTGACTATTGCCGTTAGTGATTGTGTTTATCGTTTTGCATTTAGTTCAATGAAAGAAATCAATTGTAAAGTGGATTCTAGTTCATGTACTCTTGCCCCCAATAGGGAACCCTGCATTACAGATTCCTTATCAGTCAGCGGGAATTGCACTACTTCATCTACGAGTGTAAAATCCACCCCTGAAATTGAAAAGAAGTATGTTCATCATGTATATGATGCTATTGCGCCGCATTTCAGTGCCACCCGGTTCGCCAAGTGGCCGAAGGTTGCAGCATTTTTGTCATCTTTGCCTTTGGGATCTATTGTCTTTGATGCGGGATGTGGAAATGGGAAATACTTAGGTTTGAATCAGGATTGTTTTTTCATAGGATGTGATATAAGTCCTTCCTTGATTAAGATCTGCTCGGATAGAGAGCATGAAGTTCTGGTTGCGGATGCTGTGAATCTCCCTTACAGGACTGGTTTCGGCGATGTGGCAATATCTATAGCTGTGTTACATCATTTAAGCACTGAAAATAGAAGGAGAAAGGCAATAGAAGAATTGGTCAGAGTTGTTAAAAAGGGTGGCCTTGTTCTGATTACAGTTTGGGCTGTAGAGCAAGAGGATAGTAAGCTGATTACCAAATGGACACCACTGAATGAGAAGTATGTTGATGAGTGGGTAGGACCAGGAAGTCCTCGTACTCGGGCGCCTTCATCCTCATCATTGGAAAGTATCCCCGAAAGTGAGGTGAGTCGCTCTGGTGAGCACATGGAAGTTTGCAATGAGCCACATGTATCAAGAGATttggaggaagaaaaaaatataaagaatcaaCAGGAATACTTTGTTCCCTGGCATTTACCTTATCATCGTGCTGAAATCAGTGGTGCTTCTGCTGAAGCTCTTGCTGCTGGTCTGGCAACGAAAGATGACAACAAAGGTGCTGTGGTGTATAATCGATATTATCATGTTTTTAGTGAAGGCGAGCTTGAAAG TTTGACAACTGGAATAAACAATGCCAGAATTGTTGATCAGTTTTTTGATAAATCCAACTGGTGTATTATTCTTGAGAAGACAGTGTGA